A genomic segment from Janibacter sp. DB-40 encodes:
- a CDS encoding HD domain-containing phosphohydrolase — protein MTRRRITPGLILFAFTVLVGSFAAIRGDLDGPALTPFVVVAIIAIIIGMQMPISLAQRVLTPLTTAPALGLILAPLSFDGRAPSAASVLTIVWLSMLVGGLIRRLRGKQVVEGSLAARFLGMTLTAVLARDVSIGDTTVVEWAFADGTRRSWAVFALLAVAAVGGVFESVLEKAIIWLDEGGTLLRMVTDEIRPLAGIAAATASAGPLIAVAHPVLDWVAIPLLLLPVLMMYLAVQWVQDSRRDLEESIAAMSRLPEVSGFSRPGHGRRVADIAVRIANVMGVDPEVCQRIERTALLHDLGHLGLPEPLPGGRTLNASSQAQDRIAETTVRIVGSAPMFEELLPLLDQVRTPFRQSREFGDRIPLESRIVRVANAWDDVTEGARSPRARQVALERLHLGLGYEYDPDVVAALEQVFVSEGALVV, from the coding sequence ATGACCAGGAGGCGCATCACACCCGGGCTCATCCTCTTCGCCTTCACCGTCCTCGTCGGCTCGTTCGCCGCGATCCGGGGAGACCTGGACGGGCCGGCTCTCACCCCCTTCGTCGTGGTCGCGATCATCGCGATCATCATCGGCATGCAGATGCCGATCAGCCTGGCCCAGCGGGTCCTGACGCCGCTGACGACGGCGCCGGCTCTCGGGCTGATCCTCGCTCCCCTCTCGTTCGACGGGCGGGCACCCAGCGCTGCCTCGGTCCTGACCATCGTCTGGTTGAGCATGCTTGTCGGTGGACTGATCCGCCGACTGCGGGGAAAGCAGGTCGTGGAGGGGTCCCTCGCCGCCCGATTCCTCGGTATGACGCTGACCGCCGTGCTGGCGCGGGACGTCAGCATCGGCGACACCACCGTGGTCGAGTGGGCCTTCGCGGACGGCACGCGTCGCTCGTGGGCGGTCTTCGCCCTCCTCGCGGTGGCGGCCGTGGGCGGCGTCTTCGAGAGCGTCCTGGAGAAGGCCATCATCTGGCTCGACGAGGGCGGCACGCTCCTGCGGATGGTGACCGACGAGATCCGTCCGCTTGCCGGGATCGCCGCGGCCACGGCGTCCGCCGGTCCCCTCATCGCCGTGGCGCACCCGGTCCTCGACTGGGTGGCCATCCCGCTGCTCCTCCTGCCGGTGCTGATGATGTACCTCGCGGTCCAGTGGGTGCAGGACAGCCGCCGCGACCTCGAGGAGTCGATCGCCGCGATGTCCCGCCTGCCGGAGGTCAGTGGCTTCTCCCGCCCCGGCCATGGGCGCCGGGTCGCCGACATCGCGGTGCGGATCGCGAACGTCATGGGTGTCGATCCGGAGGTGTGCCAGCGCATCGAGCGCACGGCCCTGCTGCACGACCTCGGGCACCTCGGTCTGCCGGAGCCGCTGCCGGGCGGCAGGACGCTCAACGCCTCCTCCCAGGCACAGGACCGGATCGCCGAGACCACGGTCCGGATCGTCGGCAGCGCACCGATGTTCGAGGAGCTGCTGCCGCTGCTGGACCAGGTGCGCACACCCTTCCGCCAGTCGCGTGAGTTCGGCGACCGCATCCCCCTCGAGTCGCGCATCGTGCGCGTGGCCAACGCCTGGGACGACGTCACCGAGGGTGCGCGCTCCCCGCGGGCCCGGCAGGTGGCCCTGGAGCGGCTGCACCTGGGTCTGGGGTACGAGTACGACCCGGACGTCGTCGCGGCGCTCGAGCAGGTCTTCGTCAGCGAGGGTGCGTTGGTGGTGTAG
- the sodN gene encoding superoxide dismutase, Ni yields the protein MRLRDIFQITEVSAHCDLPCGVYDPAQARIEAESVKMIIQKANESDDPDFRARAIVIKEERSELVKHHLWVLWTDYFKPPHFEKYPQLHVLVNEATKLAGAQGTKGTFDEGKADELLSKIAEIDKIFWETKQG from the coding sequence ATGCGTCTTCGCGACATCTTCCAGATCACCGAGGTCAGCGCCCACTGCGACCTCCCCTGCGGCGTCTACGACCCCGCGCAGGCTCGCATCGAGGCCGAGTCGGTCAAGATGATCATCCAGAAGGCCAACGAGAGCGACGACCCGGACTTCCGCGCCCGCGCGATCGTCATCAAGGAGGAGCGCTCCGAGCTGGTCAAGCACCACCTGTGGGTGTTGTGGACGGACTACTTCAAGCCGCCGCACTTCGAGAAGTACCCGCAGCTGCACGTGCTGGTCAACGAGGCCACCAAGCTGGCCGGTGCCCAGGGCACCAAGGGCACCTTCGACGAGGGCAAGGCCGACGAGCTCCTGTCCAAGATCGCCGAGATCGACAAGATCTTCTGGGAGACCAAGCAGGGCTGA